The following are from one region of the Platichthys flesus chromosome 2, fPlaFle2.1, whole genome shotgun sequence genome:
- the ywhaba gene encoding 14-3-3 protein beta/alpha-A, translated as MDKNDLVQKAKLAEQAERYDDMAAAMKAVTEQGLELSNEERNLLSVAYKNVVGARRSSWRVISSIEQKTEGNEKKQVMARDYREKIELELQEICHDVLNLLDKFLIANATQAESKVFYLKMKGDYFRYLSEVASGDSKKDTVENSQQAYQNAFDISKKDMQPTHPIRLGLALNFSVFYYEILNSPEQACALAKQAFDEAIAELDTLNEDSYKDSTLIMQLLRDNLTLWTSENQGDEGETGDGEN; from the exons ATGGATAAGAACGACCTGGTGCAGAAAGCCAAGCTGGCAGAGCAGGCCGAGCGCTACGACGACATGGCGGCTGCCATGAAGGCCGTGACGGAGCAGGGCCTGGAGCTCAGCAACGAGGAGCGCAACCTGCTCTCCGTCGCCTACAAGAACGTT gtGGGGGCCCGTCGTTCATCCTGGCGCGTCATCTCCAGCATCGAGCAGAAGACGGAGGGGAACGAGAAGAAACAGGTCATGGCCCGTGATTACCGCGAGAAGATCGAGTTAGAACTCCAAGAAATCTGCCACGACGTGCTG AATCTGCTCGACAAATTCCTCATAGCCAACGCAACTCAGGCAGAGAGCAAGGTGTTCTACCTCAAAATGAAAGGAGACTACTTCAGATACCTGTCCGAGGTGGCCTCTGGGGACTCAAAGAAGG ATACGGTAGAGAACTCTCAGCAGGCCTACCAGAACGCCTTCGACATCAGCAAGAAGGACATGCAGCCGACACACCCCATCCGGCTCGGCCTGGCCCTCAACTTCTCCGTCTTCTACTATGAAATCCTCAACTCTCCCGAGCAGGCCTGCGCTCTGGCCAAGCAG GCTTTCGACGAGGCGATCGCCGAGCTCGACACCTTGAACGAGGACTCGTACAAAGACAGCACGCTGATCATGCAGCTACTAAGGGACAACCTCACT ctgtgGACATCGGAAAACCAGGGAGACGAGGGCGAGACCGGCGATGGAGAGAACTAG